The DNA sequence GTGAAGTTTGGTCAAAACGGACAGATTACACTGGCAGAGCATCAACAGGCAGGCGACCTGAAAAGGCGCGATGCGGCTCTCAACGATGAGGATCCGTTCAAATATTTCGCGCCAACTGCTGGCGGCCTGAAAAAAGTAAAAGCTCGACAAGTCCGTATCGATGAGATCGGTCGCGTACTCGATCCCGGCTTCCCGGCCCGCACGGCTCGTCGCAAGACGCGTAAACGGGCCTGAGGTGCAGGCAGAGACAGGCCGATGGACCGGATCGTCGATATTGCCACGGATGGCCGCCATCTGTCCGCCTATCGCGGCTTCCTCATCGTGTCGGAGGATCGCGCCGAAGTGGGCCGCGTGCCGCTCGACGATGTCGCGGCTGTCATCGTCCATGCCCATGGCGTCACCTGGTCCACCAATCTGATCGTCGCACTGGCGCAGCGCGGCGCGGTGATGCTGCTGTGCGGCAGCAACCATGCCCCAGTCGCCGTGTGCCTGCCACTGGACGGGCATCATGCCCAGAACAGCCGGATGCGCGCGCAATGGGAAGCGGGTAAACCCCTGTCCAAGCAATTGTGGCGCCGGATCGTTATCGCCAAGATCCGCTGGCAGGCGGCGGTGCTGGACGCCCACGGCATTTCCGCCTCCGCCTTCGACCTGCTCGCCCGGCGCGTAGGATCGGGCGACCCGGACAATGTCGAGGCGCAGGCGGCACGGCGTTACTGGCCGCTGCTGATGGGGGAGGGTTTTCGGCGCGATCGCAATGCGGATGATATCAATGCCCTACTCAACTATGGCTATACTGTGCTGCGATCACTGTGCGCGCGCGCCGTGGTCGCATCTGGCCTGCACCCGTCGATCGGCGTGCATCATGCCAACCGGACCAATGCCTTCGCCCTGGCTGACGATCTGATCGAACCGTTTCGACCGCTGGTCGATGCGCTCGCCTTGCGCCTGGTCGCGCACGGGATCGATAGCGTCACGCCTGAAGCCAAGCGCGCCTTTGCCGGACTGATCGCACTCGATCTGCCTGGGGTGGACGGTAGACCACCGTGGCGGGCGCTGCGAACCGGGCCGCCCAGAGCCTGGCGCGCGCCTTCCAGAGTGGGCAGGCGGCCGACATCCTTCTTCCCACACCCCCGTCCGCGCTCGAACTGGCCGGACTTGATGCGCTGCTCTCATGAGTGCGAGCCAGTTGAGCGGATATCGGCTGATGTGGATTTTCGTGATGTTCGACCTGCCCGTGACTACAAAAGAACAGGCGCGCGCAGCAACAAAATTTCGTGAATTTCTGTTGGATGAAGGCTTTGAGAAAAGCCAGTTTTCGGTCTATGCTCGCTTCTGCAACGGTAAGGAACAGTTCGAAACCTACATGCGGCGGGTCGAGTCGCACCTGCCGGATCATGGTGATGTACACATTCTCAGCTTCACGGACCGCCAATATGAAAATATCGTGCGATTTTCAGGGCAACGTTGGCGGCGGCAGCGCAAAAACCCGGATCAATTGGCGCTCTTCTGATGATTCGAATGATTTTCGCAGCGATAGATCAATCAATATTACATTGTTTTTCAAAGTAATATCAATTGATCTATCATAGCGGTTCAGAGATCGCGGTCCAGCGGCAACTTCGGCGCTGGGCGAACGACCGGAAGAAATATCATAGCGGTTCAGAGATCGCGGTCCAGCGGCAACCTTTACCGGTTTCGAACGCCAGCGGGATCGATCATAGCGGTTCAGAGATCGCGGTCCAGCGGCAACCTTTACCGGTTTCGAACGCCAGCGGGATCGATCATAGCGGTTCAGAGATCGCGGTCCAGCGGCAACACAATCGCGGCCGGCGTGCTCAGCGCGGGCATCATAGCGGTTCAGAGATCGCGGTCCAGCGGCAACTCGATCGTTGCTTGAGCGATGGCCGCTGCCATCATAGCGGTTCAGAGATCGCGGTCCAGCGGCAACTGCATAGAATTGAGCATAGGCAAAGCGGCGATCATAGCGGTTCAGAGATCGCGGTCCAGCGGCAACTATGCGAACTATCGTCAGTTCCTTTCGACGATCATAGCGGTTCAGAGATCGCGGTCCAGCGGCAACCCCTACAGCTATGAGGATGATGTCGCCGAGATCATAGCGGTTCAGAGATCGCGGTCCAGCGGCAACAAAGTGAGGCGGTGAAAACGGTCGCCCATGATCATAGCGGTTCAGAGATCGCGGTCCAGCGGCAACTTGAAGTCGCGCTTGGCGCTGCCATGGCCGATCATAGCGGTTCAGAGATCGCGGTCCAGCGGCAACGGATGAATTGATCGTTGCCGTTCGTCACGAATCATAGCGGTTCAGAGATCGCGGTCCAGCGGCAACACGCCGAAGCCCAACGGATTGCCGAGGAGAATCATAGCGGTTCAGAGATCGCGGTCCAGCGGCAACCGATGGAGATCATTGGCGATCAGCCGGTCGATCATAGCGGTTCAGAGATCGCGGTCCAGCGGCAACAAGGCGACGACGACCCCGACGACCGGGGAAATCATAGCGGTTCAGAGATCGCGGTCCAGCGGCAACGCCTTCAATGCCTGCCTCACTCAAGGGCGATCATAGCGGTTCAGAGATCGCGGTCCAGCGGCAACTCGGTCGCCTCCATCTACGGGGCGCAGTCGATCATAGCGGTTCAGAGATCGCGGTCCAGCGGCAACATTGATGAACACAGCGGTTATCGTTCGATCAAGGATTACTTAACAGGCCGTGACACCACCAGCCATAGCAGGGGCCAGTATGTTGATCTGGCCGACCGCCCGATCAACAGCAATATCGTGAAAGGCTATTTCCCGATCTTCAAGCTGCACTATCACCAAAAATATGCGTTCGGCATGGACGAGCGTTACGACTTCCAGCGGACGGGCGCTGGCGCTATATCCGCAACTACATGCCGCATCGGCCCTGGGGCCAGCATCAGCCATTTGAATGGCTGGCCAAGGGCTGTCAGGCTTGGGAGGCGGCGCGTCCACTCATTCGCCTGCTCTGCGCCGCCGCTTCTGCAATCATTTCGGCATTGTGGTCGTCGTTTTCTACGCCTTGTCGAGATAGCGGAAATCGAACTGCGATGTGGGAATGATGTCGATGCGTGCGAAATCGATAAAGGCCGTACAACTGTCCATCATCGCTTTCTGATTGGCGGCAAGCTTGTTCGCATCGCCGACCGCGTCAAAGAACGCGCTCTGGTCCGTCATTGCCTCGACCGCAAAGCATTCCTCCACAAAGGCGTCATAGGCGGTGGCATCGTCCGTCAGCGGCTTGACGATGAGATTTTGGACATATTCGACATTGGCCTGCGTTTCGATGGCTACATGTGTGTGATGAGAATGCCAGTGGCTGATCGCGGCCTCACGCGGCATGTCGGCACGAAAACTGATAAAACTCGCCTGGGCCCACCCAGTGCTACGTCCGGGTTGAGCCGGTTCGGAACCGGCCTTGGGGGCGATGATCGTTGACTCGCATACCAACCATGCGGCGAAGCGTGCGCTATGAGAAGCCAGCGCCGCGTCCACTGCTCCCCGGAAGCGTCGGTTGCTCGAAGGCATCCAGAACTGAGCTACCGCCGTCTGCTGCGGCGCCTGCCAACGCTGGGTGAGGGGGTCCGCCGGCATCACCTCTGCATCGCGCACATTGAGCCGGATATGCTGTGCGCCCCCTGCTCGCAGCGCTTGCGGCAGGCTGGCGAGAATGCGCGCGGCGTAGGCTTCGCGACTTTCGCCTTCAGGCGCCCACAGGGCGACAATGATCTTTTCCATTCTCTATCGCTCCATTCAGTCGAAATTGGCCTGTCCGCCATCGAGTGGAATGGTCGTGCCGGTCAGATAGCCAAGGTCCGACCCGCACAGGGCGACGATGGCGCGGCCTATATCGTCCTCCAATCGTCCGACGCGACCCAGCGGGATGGTACGGAAAAAGGCTTCCGCTTCCTCCGGGTTGTTTTCGATCCACCATTTGAGGCCCGGCGATTCGGCATGGGGGGCGATGGTGAGGACGCGAATATTGTCCCGCCCCCATTCGGATGCTGCGGCGCGGGTGAGGGCGCGGGTTGCCTGTTTGATCGCGCCGTAGCAGCCATAGCCTGCCATGTCCCAGCGGATGCCGGCGGAGGAGGCGAAGTTGAAAATAGTGCCGCCGCCGCGCTTCGCCATCAGCGGGTGAACCAGTTTCATCAGCCGGAAGGAGGCGAGCGGTCCCGACTCGAAACCGGCGGTGAAGGCTTCGTCCGTGACATCGTCGATCAGGCCGAGCGGCACTTCCTGTGCATTGTTGACCAATATGTCGATGCCGCCAAGCGTGCGCGCGGCTGTATCGACCGCCCTGGCAAGATCGTCCGCCGCTTTCACATTGCAGCCAACCGGAATGGCACGCACGCCCCGTTCTTTGGCCAGGCGGGCGGTTTCCTCGACCTTTTCGACGGTGCGGCCGGCGAGCAGCAGGTCGACCCCCTCGCGCGCCATGGCGAGGGCGATGCCCTGCCCGATCCCTTGCCCCGCGCCGGTGATCAGGGCTACCTTGCCGTTCAAAGCGGACATCAGCTCTCCTTTATATTCATCGTAGAATAATTGCCTTCATACTACGCAGGAAGTTGACTTTATGGCAAGGAGGGCCACAATCTGCGTGAATATGGCGGGAGAGGGGTGGCAGAGCAGCCGTTGTGGCTTGCCGGCCTTCGTTCCGCTGGATGACAATGGATTTCAAGAAGCGGACGAGCATGAGCAACTGGGACAAGGAAGTCGATATCCTCGTGGTGGGATCAGGCGCTGGCGGCATGTTGTCGGCGCTGGTCGGCGCCCATAATCGTGCCGATGTGCTGATCGTCGAAAAGGCGGATCTGTGGGGCGGCACGTCCGCCACATCGGGCGGCGGCATCTGGATTCCCGGCAGCGACCCCGCCAAAGCGGCAGGGTTCGAGGATAATCTGGATGACGCCTTCACCTATTTGCGGGCGCTGTCCGCAGACAATGTGCCGGACGCCAATATCCGCGCCTATGTCGACAATGCCGCGCCGATGCTGCGCTGGGTCATGGCCAACACGCCGGTCCAGTATATGGCCTTTCCCTATCCCGACTATCATGCCGAAAATCCAGGTGGGTCGGCGCAGGGATTCCGTACCCATCTGCCGATGCCCCTCAATGGCAAGCCGCTGGGCGCGGATATTCGCAAGTTGCGCTTTGCCTCGCCTGCGGCCAGCCTGTTCGGCTATCTGAACTGGCATTTCAGCGAGACCTATGAATTGCTCTACCGCTCCAAGGGGTGGATCAGGAATCTGGTCGTCAACATGAGCAAATATTGGCTCGACATGCCTTTCCGCCTGACATCCCGCAAGGACCGGCGACTGACGTTGGGCAATGCGCTGACCGGCGGGCTGCGCATGGCGCTCAACCAACAGAATGTGCCGCTGTGGCTGGGAACGCCGCTCAGGGATCTGGTGCGCGACAATGGCAAGGTGACGGGCGCGGTCGTGGAGAAGGATGGCAAGCCCTATCGCATTGGCGTGCGCAAGGGGGTCGTGCTGGCCGCGGGCGGCTATGACAAGAATCAGGCGATGCGCGATGGCAATGCGCCGCTCTATCCCGCCGCACAATATTCGGGTGGCGTGACCAGCAACACCGGCGACAGCATCCGTGCAGGCGAAGCGGTAGGCGCGGGAACGCTCAATATGCAGTCGGCCTGGGCGGCGCCGGTATTTCATGTGCCGGGCGAGGATCGCGGACGCCTCTGCACGATCGAGCGGGCGCTGCCGGGTTGTATCATGGTGAACCAGCAGGGGGAGCGCTACCTGAACGAGGCGGCATCTTACCATATCGTCGGTCAACAAATGGCGCGGCGGCAGGCGGAACATGGCGATGCATCACCAAGCTGGATGATCTTCGATCATGAATATCGACACAAATTCCCGATGGGGCCGCTCTATCCGCTGATGCCGACCTTTCTGCATAACCGGGCCGTACGGTCGATCCTGAAGCAGGGGCGATCGATCGAGGAACTGGCGCAGAAGATCGGCATGGCCCCGGCCGCGCTGTCCGCGACGGTCGCGCGTTTCAACACGCATGCGGCGAAGGGCCAAGACCCCGCATTCCACCGGGGCGTGGCCACCTATGACAAAATGTATGGCGATCCGCGCCATGGGCCGAACCCCTGCCTGCGACCGCTGGACAAAGGACCGTTCTACGCGATGCCGATCTATCCGGGCGATATCGGCACCAATGGTGGTTTGCTGACCAATGCGCATGCGCAGGTGGTCGATGCGGCGGGCGATGCGATCCCAGGCCTTTATGCGGTGGGTAACAATGCGGCATCGGCCATGGGCGAAAGCTATCCGGGGGCGGGCGTCACCATAGGTCCGGCCATGACCTTCGGCTATGTCGCGGCGCGACATATGACCGGCGGAAACGCCTGATACGGGGAAGGCGGCGCCTGACTGGCGCTGCCTTCCCGCGCGGGGTCAGATGAGTTCAGGCCGCAGGATCGCGTCACTGCCGCCATCGATGAAGATGATCTGGCCCAGCAGATAGTGATTTTCCATGCCCAGCAGGAAATCGATCAGCTCGGCAATCTCGCCGGGTCCGGCATAGTCCCTGACGGCGATCGGATTGCTCTGGCCGATCAGCTTCACCATGTCGGGCTGTTCCAGCAGCGGTGCCGTCATCGGCGTTGTGACCACGCCCGGCCCGATGCCGTTCAGCAATATGCCCGCGCCGGCCCATTCGGCCTGAGTGGCGGTGCAACGCAGCCAGCGGGACAGGGCGTTTTTGGAGGTTGAATAGGCGCTTTGCGGATCGGCGGTCATGGCGTCGAGCGCGCCGGCTTCATCCCCGGCGAGGCAGAGGTCGACCACCGTCTTGCTGGATGGCAGGAAGGCGGCGGTGGAGCAGATGGCGACGGCACGAGGGCGCGCGGACTTCGCCATCATCGGCCGCAGCCCCTCCAGCGTCGCGACCGCACCGAAATAGTTGATGGCGATGGTTTCGCGCGGCATGTCGCCCCGCGATATCCCGGCGCCTGCCAGCACGGCGTCGATGCCATCGGGGGCCAGCCGGGCCACCTCCGCCACCATGTGCGCGCGGCCGGCAGCATTCCCCAGATCCGCTTCGATATCGGCGTTGCGCAGGTCGACGCCGATCACCCGTTGGCCTGTCTGCCTCAGCCGTTCGACGGTGGCGGCGCCGATACCCGATGCGGCGCCGGTGATAACGGTGATGCGGCTCATATCATCCTCTCTTTCATAAAAATTCAGCCGAAAACGGCCATCGATCCGATCAGGGCGCGGTTGAGCTTGCGGCGTTCCGCCAGCCGCCAGCGCCCGTCGATCCGCCGCCAGCGGTCATGATAGTCGCCGAGCGAACGAAAATTGGGTTCCGGGGCGTCGTCCCGCCCCAGATGCATGTCGCTGACATAGGATCGGCTGATCGCGCTGTCGCCATCCGCTTCCACGATCAGATTGCCCAGCAGATGCTGGCTCGTGCCGCAGGCGTCGAGATATTGGCGGATCAATGTGATGATCGCGTCGCTGCCCGCAAGAGTCCCGGTGCCCAGATCGGCGGTCGCATCGTCGGTCAGGATCGCCTTCAGCGTTTCCCAGTCGCGATCGTCCATGGCGCGGGCGAAGCGGGTGAGTTCGCGGCCGATTTCATAATGGGCCAGCATGGCGTCCATGCTCATATGATGCCTTTCCTGCTCGGAGTTCAGCCCTGTTCCACGCGCAACCGGGTCAGGCGGATCGATGCGATCCGCCATGCGCCATCGACGCGGCGATAGCGTTCATGATAATGGCCCCAGCCATGCAGCCAGCGGAAAGGCAGGCGCGCGCCCTCGGCTGGCCATAGCCAGTCCTCCATTGCCCAGATGCCATGGGCATGATCGTTATTCTCGACATGGATTTCGGGCATATGGCCATGATGCACGGTGACGACCGGGCCGAGCATCGGCGTCAGCATCGCGAGATAAGGCTCCGCGCCCTGGATCAGCATGGCTTCGTTCCGTTCCGGCGTCGCATCGCGGAAATCGGCGATCAGATCAGCGGTAAAGACCGCCGCCAGTCCCGCCCAGTCCTTGCTGTCCATGGCGCGGAAATAGCGGGCCTTGAGCGATTTGATGGCTTCGATCGCCAGAATTTGCGCTTTACTGTCCATGGTTCAGCCCTTTAAGGCCGGGGCGCTTTCGCGGCACCATTCGATCCGAACGAGGTCGGTCCCGGACTCTGCCTCCAGGAACAGCCGGTCGCCTTCGAAGCGAAAGCGGCGGGGCTGATCCGACCCGATCCAGTCGGGATACCAGGCGCCCTCGACATGATGGGTGACGATGCTGGCGCGTGCATCGCCGCTATAGCGGCCGAAATAGCCGCTATAGGCGCGGATCGCCTGACCCAGCGTGGCGTCGTCCACATCGTAGACGCTCGGCACGCCCAGCGCGGGGCGGTTCGCCATCATCAGATGGCAGCTCATATGCCCGTCGGCGCTATAGATGATCTGCCCCAGCGCATCGCGGCCAAAGGGGAAGATGTCTGTCCCGTTGGCGCGATGCGTGGTCCACCGCACCAGTTGCCAGGCGCCGACAAACTGCGTGAACGGATCGTCCATCAGCCCGACACTGTATAGCCGCCGTCCACCGCCAGCGTCTGGCCGGTGATCCATGCGGCGGCGGGGCTGGTGAGGAACAGGATGGCCCCGGCAATGTCCTTTGGCTCGCCCAGTCGGCCGAGCGGTGTGCGGGCAAGGGTAGGGGCGGTCCATTCGTCCTGCGCGAAAGTGCCCGCCGTCATCTGACTGCGGGTAAGACCGGCGGCGACGGCATTGACGCGGATGTTGCGCGGCCCCCATTCGACCGCCAGCGTGCGGGTCAGGCCGAGCAGGCCGGTCTTGGCCGCGCCATAGCCCGGCACGACGGGAATGCCGAAGAAACTGCTCATCGATGCGATGCTGATGATCGACCCGCCACCCTCGATCGGGCTTTGCGCCAGCAGATCAACGGTGCGGCGTGCCATGCGGAAGGCGCCGACCAGCAACATGTTAACCGCGCGGGCGAATATCTCCGGTTCATATTCGTCAAGGCCGATGCTGGGCAGTGCCATGCCGGCATTGTTGATGAGGATGTCCAGCCGGGGCAGGGCTGCGGCGACCGCGTCGATGCTGGCGCCGTCCTCCACATCCATGCGCAGATAGCGATAGGCCGACAGGTCGGCGTCATAATCGGCGGCGCTGCCGCGCGTGCCAGTGATGGTGACATTTGCGCCCGCCGCGCGATAGGCGGCGGCGGTGGCCGCACCAATGCCACTGGTACCGCCGGTCACGAGGACATGGGTATTCGCATAGTCGTGAGTGATGCCGGTCATATCGCTTCCACCTCCACCCAGCGGCCTTCAGCCGCAGATCGCCGCGCGGCATCCAGCACGGCCTGCCCAGCCGCCGCATCGCGAAAATCACCGCCCGGATCAGGCAAAGGCGGGGCGCGTCCCTCAATCCGCGCCTTCATCTGACCGAACAGCTTGGCATAGGGGGCAACATCAAAACCTTGCGTGTGCCAGCGGTCCATTTCCGTCTGGATCAGTTCCGCAATGCCGAAAGGTTCGGGGGCGGGATTGACCAGTTCGGGCGGCATGGGAATCCGGCGGGGGCCGTCCTCATTCTTGACCCAGATTTCTTCGGGATCGCCAAAGGCGGCGCCGGACTGAACCCATGCTGCGCCTTTCGTACCTGCCACTTTGGTCGCCATGACGAAGGGACCGGGGAAGGTCATGGCCGCTTCCATCACCCCGCGGCAGCCGGATTTCGTGACGAACTGGATGTTGTAATAATCGTCGGATGTCATGGCGGGACGGTTCGTCGACAGCTTGCTCAGGATCGCGCTGACGGTGGTGATCGGCCCCAGGGTGGACAGCACCTGATCGATCATGTGCGTGCCGAATGCACCCAGAAAGCCGCCGCCCTGCGCCGCATCGGTCCACCAGTCGGCCAGCGGCTCGTCATCGTCACCGCCGGGTTGCTGATAGAGGCGGCTGAACATCAGCGGGTCGCCGATCAGCCCATCCTTCACCACCCGGCGTAGCAGCGCCTGCGCGCTGTCGAAGCGGAATTCGGCGCCCAGCGCATGGACGATACCCGCCTTTTCGGCGGCGGCCAGCATTTCGCGCGCCTGCGGCAAATCCCGTGCGAAGGGTTTTTCGCACATGACCGCTCGCCCGGCGGCGATGGCCTGCATCACTGGCCGGTAATGGGCATGGGGCGGTGTGGCGACGGTGACGAGGCGGATCGCCGGGTCGTTCGCCAGCACCTGTTCCAGATCGTCCGACGCCAGCGGGATGCCGAGCGGCGCGGCCCGCCGGGCGGTGCGTTCGCGGTCGCGGCCGATAATGGCGCGCACCTCCATCCCGGCGTCGCGCAGGGCGCGGACATGGGTGAAGAGGCCAAAGCCGGTTCCCACCACGACGGCGCCCAGGGGCTGCCCTTCCTTGCTCATTATCGGTTCCTTGCCTGTTGGATGACGGCATGGGTTGCGCCGGGCCAGTGCCGGATGACCTCTGCCATGGGTTTGGATGCTGTTTCGCTGGAGAATATCTCGACCGAGACGGGGGCCGTGCAGCCGGTCGCGTCCAGCGTGCGGATGAAGCGGGGCAGGTCGAAGCTGCCCTCGCCCGGCACCAACCGGCTGGACATGGTTTCTGCCATCAGATCGGCGCCGGGCTGTGCGGGCGCGTCGTTGATCTGGACACAGTGGATCCGATCCCCCGATATGGTTGCGAGCAGGTCAAAGGACGATCCGCTGCGGAAGAAATGCCAGCTATCGATCGTCAGGCCGCCATTGGGCCGGTTGGCCGCCTGCACAATCGCCCAGGCGCTGGCGAGGTCGGGAATGCCGCCAAAGGGCATGAACTCGATATGCGCTTTCAGGCCGTGGCGTGCGGCGAGATCGCAAAGCCAGGCAAAGGCTGCGGCGGCCTCGTCAAGGGAAGGCGTTACATCCATCATGTCGACCACGGTGACGGACGGCGCCCCGATGCGCGCCGCTGCTTCTATGGCCCGTTCGGGGGTCAGCGACCGCAGCAGCGCAGCCATTGGCCGGTCGTCGCCCGCCTGGTGGTGCGAGGGCAGCCAGCAGCCGATGCAGTCGACTTCGCGGATGGCAAGGCCATGATCCCTGATGCGCGCGCCGATGTCAGCGGCGGATATCCCCTGCGCTTCCAGCGATAGTATGTCGTCAGGCGTCAGCGACAGCCCCCGGAATCCGGCGTCGCGCGCGGGCGCGAGCCGGTCCAGCAGCGGTACATGCAGGAAGGATGCGCTGGACAATCCCAGATCGGTGGAGAGCATCAGCCTGCCTCCTTGCGAAAATTGAGTTCGAGGAGGATATCGTTCGCCTCTTGGACGAATATCTGGATCAGGCCGGCTTCGGGATAGTCCCGGCGTGTAACGGCACGACTGGCGTGGTTCAGACGATCGAGCATGTCGACCAGATCGTCACATAGTAGCGCGACGTGATGCACTGCTCCGCCACCCCGTGCCGGGGCGAAGGGATGCATGGCGTCGCTGGGATAGGCGGCGTCGGCTGGGCCGATATGGATGATCGGGTGCCCGGCCGGATCGTGAATCCAGCAGCCCCGGTCGATATGGTCGGCGCCCGGCGCCGGGCGCGCGTCCAGCCCCAGCAGATCGCGGAAGAAAGCGGTGGTGCCGGGCACATCGGGCGTGCGGATATTGACATGGTCGAGTGTGCGGACAGGCATGGCGATCAGTCCACAAACTGGCCGGTGTCGACCGCCTCGGCGGGGTTCAGGGCCGCCGCGCCCTCGCTTTCCAGCCGGGCGAGGGGCAGGCGCCACAGTTTCACCGGCGGCGTTTGCTGGGTTTGGACGAAGCGCAGACCCCATTGGCCCTTGTCATGGCCGAAGCTGTTGACCCAGTTGCCGCCCGCGCCGGGGTCTTTTTCTGCGATGATGATGCGAACGCGGCCATCGGGTTCGGCGATGTGGCGGTAGTTGCTTACCCAGCCATTGCCATCTTCGAACGTGTCGAGATTTTCCTGCCAGATGTTGCAGATCTGGAAGTTCCAATATTCGCAGGGTGGCGGGGTGAATTCCAGAACCAGCGCTTCATCCAGCCGCTTTTCCCAGCCGCCAAAGGCGACATGGCGGTCGGGCACGCCTCCGTTGGACAGATATTGGGCGCGGCTGAAATCGAGGCGATTGAGTTTCGCGGCGAAATTGCCCTGATTGCCCTGCCACCAGTTGCGCACCAGTTCGGCATAGCCCAACACGCCCTGCGCCGCCCAGGCGAGATTGTTCGCCATCAGCGCGGGGGTGAGCGGTTCGGGCGTGGCCCCGTCCATCCGCTCTATGGTCAGGGCGGGCGCTGTCTGGCTGGCGCGGTCGCTCCAGACCAGCCGGATCAGGATGCAATTGGTGTCGGGAGCGAGCTTCAGCCAGTTTTTGCCGGCACCGGGATCGTTTTGCGACAGGATGATCTCGAACGTGCCGTCCTGCGCGATCGCCAGTTGCTGGCTGGCGAGGAATGCGGTCGTCTTGAGGTTGGACGGGTCGAAGCCCGCCAGCCCCTCGACGCCCAGCGGCGCCCAGTCCTGCGCGCCCGGATCGGCGGGCGCTGGCGCAGTTAGCAGCGCAAGGATGAAATAGGGGATGGTGCCGCGCGTGCCGGTGATGCGGTAATCGCGCGCCTCGTCGAACTGGCACATCAGATGGTCCTGATCGACCGTCTGGAAATTGATCGATTGCCGCCAGACCATGTCACGCAGCCGGGGCCGGGTCGGCTCGGCATTCTCGACCAGCCGTTCAAGGCTGGAGCGGGCGAGGCGGCTCAGGAAACGATAATATTCGGCGCGGTCGAGGTCAGAGGGCTGGTCGCCGAAGCGGTCGATCATACGGCCCGCGACCTTGAGCGTGTCGCAGAAATCATCCCAGGCAGCGCCGGATAGCAGGCGCGTTGCGGCCATTTCGCCAGCGCTCATCTCAATTCTCCTGCCTGACGGGGAAGCGGTTATAATAATAGGCGAAACGCTCGCGCAGCGCGGCCACGTCGACGCCGAAAACGCCCTCCAGATCATAGCGGACACGGCCCTGCGCATGGCGCGGATTGTCATTCAGATAACCGAGCAGCGCAGTCTCCGCTTCCGCCGTCAGCGGCAGGCCCGCCAACTCGTAGACCCGGCGCATCATCCCTTCCTGATCGGCCATATAGTCGTGGAAGAGGATGTCGACCGACTG is a window from the Sphingobium sp. CAP-1 genome containing:
- a CDS encoding SDR family NAD(P)-dependent oxidoreductase gives rise to the protein MTGITHDYANTHVLVTGGTSGIGAATAAAYRAAGANVTITGTRGSAADYDADLSAYRYLRMDVEDGASIDAVAAALPRLDILINNAGMALPSIGLDEYEPEIFARAVNMLLVGAFRMARRTVDLLAQSPIEGGGSIISIASMSSFFGIPVVPGYGAAKTGLLGLTRTLAVEWGPRNIRVNAVAAGLTRSQMTAGTFAQDEWTAPTLARTPLGRLGEPKDIAGAILFLTSPAAAWITGQTLAVDGGYTVSG
- a CDS encoding Gfo/Idh/MocA family protein, whose amino-acid sequence is MSKEGQPLGAVVVGTGFGLFTHVRALRDAGMEVRAIIGRDRERTARRAAPLGIPLASDDLEQVLANDPAIRLVTVATPPHAHYRPVMQAIAAGRAVMCEKPFARDLPQAREMLAAAEKAGIVHALGAEFRFDSAQALLRRVVKDGLIGDPLMFSRLYQQPGGDDDEPLADWWTDAAQGGGFLGAFGTHMIDQVLSTLGPITTVSAILSKLSTNRPAMTSDDYYNIQFVTKSGCRGVMEAAMTFPGPFVMATKVAGTKGAAWVQSGAAFGDPEEIWVKNEDGPRRIPMPPELVNPAPEPFGIAELIQTEMDRWHTQGFDVAPYAKLFGQMKARIEGRAPPLPDPGGDFRDAAAGQAVLDAARRSAAEGRWVEVEAI
- a CDS encoding sugar phosphate isomerase/epimerase family protein — encoded protein: MLSTDLGLSSASFLHVPLLDRLAPARDAGFRGLSLTPDDILSLEAQGISAADIGARIRDHGLAIREVDCIGCWLPSHHQAGDDRPMAALLRSLTPERAIEAAARIGAPSVTVVDMMDVTPSLDEAAAAFAWLCDLAARHGLKAHIEFMPFGGIPDLASAWAIVQAANRPNGGLTIDSWHFFRSGSSFDLLATISGDRIHCVQINDAPAQPGADLMAETMSSRLVPGEGSFDLPRFIRTLDATGCTAPVSVEIFSSETASKPMAEVIRHWPGATHAVIQQARNR
- a CDS encoding VOC family protein, with the translated sequence MPVRTLDHVNIRTPDVPGTTAFFRDLLGLDARPAPGADHIDRGCWIHDPAGHPIIHIGPADAAYPSDAMHPFAPARGGGAVHHVALLCDDLVDMLDRLNHASRAVTRRDYPEAGLIQIFVQEANDILLELNFRKEAG
- a CDS encoding DUF1214 domain-containing protein yields the protein MSAGEMAATRLLSGAAWDDFCDTLKVAGRMIDRFGDQPSDLDRAEYYRFLSRLARSSLERLVENAEPTRPRLRDMVWRQSINFQTVDQDHLMCQFDEARDYRITGTRGTIPYFILALLTAPAPADPGAQDWAPLGVEGLAGFDPSNLKTTAFLASQQLAIAQDGTFEIILSQNDPGAGKNWLKLAPDTNCILIRLVWSDRASQTAPALTIERMDGATPEPLTPALMANNLAWAAQGVLGYAELVRNWWQGNQGNFAAKLNRLDFSRAQYLSNGGVPDRHVAFGGWEKRLDEALVLEFTPPPCEYWNFQICNIWQENLDTFEDGNGWVSNYRHIAEPDGRVRIIIAEKDPGAGGNWVNSFGHDKGQWGLRFVQTQQTPPVKLWRLPLARLESEGAAALNPAEAVDTGQFVD